The Halorientalis sp. IM1011 genome window below encodes:
- a CDS encoding protein sorting system archaetidylserine synthase (This PssA-like phosphatidyltransferase, along with a PssD-like decarboxylase, is required in Haloarchaea for the archaeosortase ArtA to replace the PGF-CTERM sorting signal with a C-terminal lipid anchor.) — MQPRFVGRLGLADIVTVANAGLGFAAAVAAVADPALGARLILLAAVADGLDGVLARKLGSTPVGEFIDSLADVASFCVAPAIFVFSVASAEWGLTLSAGDPPALLATALVLPALFVGSGVVRLGMYTAYDIGSDETEGVQTTLAATILAVVYLAGVPGARGATALLAMTAVFTYLMVTTITYPELRASHALGMGAVQAGAIVAPTAFGRLFPRALLVGAVLYLIGPWFYRRYLVDAPEDGADEGPEPAPGADTE, encoded by the coding sequence CTCGGCTTCGCGGCCGCGGTCGCCGCCGTCGCCGACCCAGCGCTGGGCGCTCGCCTCATCCTGCTGGCCGCGGTGGCCGACGGACTCGACGGCGTCCTCGCCCGGAAACTCGGGAGCACGCCGGTCGGCGAATTCATCGACTCGCTGGCCGACGTGGCCTCCTTCTGCGTCGCGCCCGCGATCTTCGTCTTCAGCGTCGCCAGCGCCGAGTGGGGCCTGACCCTCTCGGCCGGCGATCCGCCCGCGTTACTGGCCACTGCGCTGGTCCTCCCCGCGCTGTTCGTCGGGTCGGGGGTGGTTCGACTGGGGATGTACACCGCCTACGACATCGGGAGCGACGAGACCGAGGGCGTCCAGACGACGCTGGCGGCGACGATTCTCGCCGTCGTCTACCTCGCGGGCGTCCCCGGCGCTCGCGGCGCCACCGCGTTGCTCGCGATGACGGCCGTGTTCACGTACCTCATGGTCACGACGATTACCTACCCGGAACTGCGCGCGTCCCACGCGCTGGGGATGGGCGCGGTGCAGGCCGGAGCCATCGTCGCGCCGACCGCGTTCGGGCGGCTCTTTCCGCGGGCGTTGCTCGTGGGGGCCGTCCTCTACCTGATCGGGCCGTGGTTCTACCGGCGGTATCTCGTCGACGCGCCGGAGGACGGGGCCGACGAGGGGCCCGAGCCCGCCCCTGGCGCGGATACCGAATAG